From Methanobacterium petrolearium:
TGTGGTTTTGGAGAAGATTAAAATCGCCCAAAAGCACCGTAAACCAGTTGATGGGCATGCCCCATTGTTATCTGGAAAAGATCTGTGTGATTACATTGGGGCTGGCATATCCACAGACCATGAATGCACCCAGCTAGAGGAAGCCCATGAAAAAAAGGGTTTGGGTATGAAGATCATGATCAGGGAGGGTTCATCTGCCCATAACCTGGAAGAACTGATTTCTGTAGGGGGAGAATTCCTGGTATCTGATGATCGGGACCCTGAAGACTTGTTGAATGGACATATAGACCAAATTTTAAAGAAAGCTGTGCATTTAGGTATGGACCCTGTGGATGCCCTGAGAATGGTCACTTTAAACCCTGCAGAACATTACAATTTGAGTTGTGGGGGATTAAAACCAGGTTCCCCTGCAGACATGGTGCTGGTGGATGATCTGGAAAATTTCAAAGTGGACAAAGTGTGGATTAAAGGAAAACTTGTGTCTCAAAACGGTGCCCCACTCTTCCAAGTGGACCCCCTTCTTTTAAAGAGTACTTTCAGAGTTAAACCCAAAAAAGCATCTGATTTTGAAGTTAATTCTCCTCATGAAGAAGAAAAAGTCAGGGTGATTGATGTAATAGAAGGCCAGTTACTTACCTCGGAGACAGAAGCTGTTTTAAGAGTTGTTGACGGTCATCTGCAAGCTGACACCGAAAAAGACATCCTGAAAATCGCGGTTGTGGAAAGATACGGCCATGATAATGTTTCAAATGCTTTCATACGTGGATTCCTGCTTAAAAATGGGGCGATTGCCTCCAGTGTTGCCCATGATTCTCATAACATCATTGTGGTTGGTACCAATTGCCAGGATATGGCAGAAGCAGTGAATATTCTTTCCAAAAACAATGGAGGGATTGTTGTTGTGTCTGATGGTGATTGTTACTCGTTAAAACTTCCAATCGCTGGTCTTATGAGCACTGAAAGTGCAGAAGATGTGTCTTCCCAACTAAGCCAGTTACATAAAATAGTTAAGGATATTGGATGTGAACTTGCTTCACCTTTTATGACCATGTCCTTCATGGCGCTTCTGGTGATTCCTAAACTGAAAATTAGTGACCAAGGTCTGTTTGATGTTGAAAATTTTCAATTTGTTGATGTTATAAAATAAATAAGCATTTATTCAAATGTATCTAATTGAATTTTAAACTAAAGATTATCAATGGGTGTTTTATCATGAAAATCGTACCTCTGGCCTTTGAAAGTATGGGTGTCCGTTCCATGGCCACCTTCATTGAAACTGACCAGAAAATACTCATGGACCCTGGAACATCTATTGCCCCTAAAAGGTTCGGATTCCCTCCCTGGAAGGATGAATTTGATGCTTTGCATGAAACCCGGACTAGAATTCAGGATTATGCTGCCAATGCAGATATTGTTACCATCAGCCATTATCACCATGATCATTTCACGCCTTTCAGCCTGGGACTATACCTGGCTTCAGCTCCTAAATATGCAGAAGAAATATACCAGGATAAAAAGTTGTTCATAAAGCATCCCACTTCCCATATAAATAAAAGTCAACAAAAAAGGGCCCGTGACTTTTTAAAGAATCTGAAAATCATGAAAAGCCGTGACATCACCTACGCCGATGGAAATACTTTTGAAATTGGAGATACGAGGATTAAATTTTCAAAACCATTGCCCCACGGTCCGGAGGGAAGTCGGTTGGGTTATGTGATAACCACCACTATAGAATGGAATGATGAAAAGGTTATGCATGCTTCAGATGTTCAAGGACCAATCTATGAGGGGTCAAAAGAACTTATAATTGATGAAAACCCCGATACTCTAATTTTAAGTGGTCCTCCTATTTATCTTGAGGGTTTTGCCCTGGAAAAAGAGGATATTGAAAAAGCCCGGGAAAATCTTGTTGAAATAGCAAGTAAAATATCAAGAGTGGTTGTGGATCATCATTTGTTAAGAGACCTTGGCTGTTTTAACTTTTTAAAAACTATAAGAGAAGAATCTGGCGGAAAAATATTAGTAGCATCAGAACTTTTAGGTGAAGAACCCTATTTGTTGGAAGCAAGAAGAAAAGAGTTTTATTATTAGTTATTCCTAATTATTAATAATTTTCATTCGAATATATCTTCAAGTAATATATTTCCGGATCAAATTTCCATTATAGATTATATTAAAAAAGTGTAATTATTTGATTATTTAGACTTCAATTCCTTTAAAATCATTTTCATGGCTTTTTTATGGTCTTCACCACCCACTTTATTCACCACTCTGGAGATTTCATCTATTTTATCCAGATTCTTATTCTTTTCATCTTCAGATACCATGTCAATCCGAGTTAAATATATCAACGCCTCAATGATCCCATAAATAGCCCGGTTTAAAGGTTCAGGGTGTTGATTGACCTCGACAACTTCTTTAACATTGGCTCGGACAATATTCAAAGTAGATGTTCCCAGGTGATCCTTCCGTTCTACGATCCTTTCATGAGTTACATCAGCCCTGAAAAATGAATCTGCACCCTTAAGAGAAAATCCACTGTTTTGTTTCTGGAATTTTCCACTGCCCAGATCCCCAATGGTTGATTGGACAAACAATAGGGGGTCTTTTGATAGATTAACATAAAAAGTCTTTTTACGTCTCACATTCAAATAGGTTTTTGACCCCTTAAAAAGATAAAGAACAATCTCGTTTTCATTTTTAC
This genomic window contains:
- the ade gene encoding adenine deaminase, which codes for MIKGNLVNVFTEEIYPAEIEVKNGIITCLREIKGEYSGYILPGFIDSHIHIESSMLTPSRFAEAVVPHGTTAVVADPHEIANVMGVEGIKYMMKDAATTPLQVFFTASSCVPATPFETSGAILGPDEIDTLMDDDQVVALGEMMNFPGVIGNDPVVLEKIKIAQKHRKPVDGHAPLLSGKDLCDYIGAGISTDHECTQLEEAHEKKGLGMKIMIREGSSAHNLEELISVGGEFLVSDDRDPEDLLNGHIDQILKKAVHLGMDPVDALRMVTLNPAEHYNLSCGGLKPGSPADMVLVDDLENFKVDKVWIKGKLVSQNGAPLFQVDPLLLKSTFRVKPKKASDFEVNSPHEEEKVRVIDVIEGQLLTSETEAVLRVVDGHLQADTEKDILKIAVVERYGHDNVSNAFIRGFLLKNGAIASSVAHDSHNIIVVGTNCQDMAEAVNILSKNNGGIVVVSDGDCYSLKLPIAGLMSTESAEDVSSQLSQLHKIVKDIGCELASPFMTMSFMALLVIPKLKISDQGLFDVENFQFVDVIK
- a CDS encoding MBL fold metallo-hydrolase, which codes for MKIVPLAFESMGVRSMATFIETDQKILMDPGTSIAPKRFGFPPWKDEFDALHETRTRIQDYAANADIVTISHYHHDHFTPFSLGLYLASAPKYAEEIYQDKKLFIKHPTSHINKSQQKRARDFLKNLKIMKSRDITYADGNTFEIGDTRIKFSKPLPHGPEGSRLGYVITTTIEWNDEKVMHASDVQGPIYEGSKELIIDENPDTLILSGPPIYLEGFALEKEDIEKARENLVEIASKISRVVVDHHLLRDLGCFNFLKTIREESGGKILVASELLGEEPYLLEARRKEFYY
- a CDS encoding DUF447 domain-containing protein, whose translation is MVIMSDIYSLGMERGLLYETILTTQNRDGTPNAAPVGVVCKNENEIVLYLFKGSKTYLNVRRKKTFYVNLSKDPLLFVQSTIGDLGSGKFQKQNSGFSLKGADSFFRADVTHERIVERKDHLGTSTLNIVRANVKEVVEVNQHPEPLNRAIYGIIEALIYLTRIDMVSEDEKNKNLDKIDEISRVVNKVGGEDHKKAMKMILKELKSK